The DNA window TAGCTAGTTTTATCATCGATGGACACGTTTTTTTAAAAGCGAAAACAACATGGGACCGACCAATCAGGAGCGAGAGTTGCCCGGTCAGTCACGCTTGCGCGTGCACGCGGGGGCCAGCAAACGAGCCAGCGCCGCGTCATCCCGTCAACGTCCGCCGCGCCGCACCATTTCCCACTCCAACTCCCCCACCCCCGAAGGGAAGCCCACGAACTTTCCCCGGCGCCTTCCCCTTCCGCCTCCCCAACCCAACACGCGCAAACCTCCCTACAAATACGCCCGCCCACCACGTCCCCCATCGAAAACCGTCAAACCCACCGTGCCCAAGCCCCCCAAAACCTCCCGGACCACCGTGCCCCCCGAGAGCCCAGAAACCACCGCCCGCCATGGCGTTCCGGCTGAGCAACAACCTCATCGGCATCCTCAACTTCGTCACCTTCCTGCTCTCCGTCCCGATCCTGGGCGCCGGCATCTGGCTGGGCCACCGCGCCGACGGCACCGAGTGCGAGCGCTACCTCTCCGCGCCCGTCATCGCCTTCGGCGTCTTCCTCCTCGCCGTCTCCCTCGCGGGGCTCGTCGGCGCCTGCTGCCGCGTCACCTGGCTGCTCTGGGTCTACCTCCTCGCCATGTTCGTTCTCATCGTCGCCGTCTTCTGCCTCACCGTCTTCGCCTTCGCCGTCACCAACCGCGGCGCCGGGGAGGCCGTGTCGGGCCGCGGGTACAAGGAGTACCGCCTCGGGGACTACTCCAACTGGCTGCAGAAGCGGGTGGAGAGCACCAAGAACTGGAACAGGATCCGGAGCTGCCTCCAGGACTCCAAGGTCTGCAAGAGCATGCAGGAGAAGAGGGAGACGTTCGCGGACTTCATGCGCTCGGACCTCTCGCCCATCGAGGTACGTACCATCATTTCTTTAACATGCTGTGTTCTTTTTCTCTCCATCTTCAGCTTCAGTTTTAATTTGCCGAATCAACTCACCAAAAGGAACACTATTTCTTTTTCGAAcgaaaacaaaaggaaaagaagatgcGCTTTAGTTTCTCACGTGTCGTTTTGAGCTTTTAATTTGGTGGCTGCTAGTATAATTGAGAGGTGACTTGCGAAGCTACTAACGCCCAAGACTTTTGACAAAGAAACACTACTAGTACCTTCACTTGTGAGACGCAACATCTTATCTAGTAGGGCCGGCTGATAGATGGTCGTTACTTGTACGGCTGTGCATCTCAACCAGACGAGCATAATTTAGCTAGAGTGCATTGCACCTTCGTTCGAGTTGATACTGTCAACGGGGATCGCTACTGTTATTATACTCCTACTAGTCGTGCATCTTGTGTCCAAATCAACCTTTACTAGTACCTGCTCTGAACTGCCCCCCGATGCTCTGACCGTTGCATCATTGAAGGAAGACTTTTCCTTCCTAGCACATGCCTTCATTTCAACGGTCTGGTCTGGTGCACTTCTACTCGATCAAAACTTTTAGTTCGCGTAATTCAAACGTTTCACGAAACTGCTCCACCTGAAATTATCTTAAGAAAGTAAAATTAGTTTACTTGTATCAGTTTACCTAAACAACGTCATGGGATGTTGAAAGCTTCAGGCCATCTTatcaaaaaatttaaaaataaaaaGATTTCATTCATGACTACTGCCACCCTGCATTTTCTGCGCCCTGTTTCGATCAGAGGCTGACCACCAGTTTCTTGTTGCTCGTGCAGTCCGGCTGCTGCAAGCCCCCCACCAGCTGCCAGTTCACCTACGAGAGCGGCACGAACTGGACCAAGACCCCCACGAGCTCGACGGACCCGGACTGCAGCACCTGGAGCAACGAGGCGCTCTGCTACAACTGCCAGTCCTGCAAGGCCGGCGTGGTGGCCACCTTCAAGCGGGACTGGAAGCGCGTCGCCGTCGTCAACATCGTCTTCCTCgtcttcatcatcatcgtctACTCCGTCGGATGCTGCGCGTTCCGGAACAACCGCAGGGACAACGCCTACCGCGGCGGCTGGAAGGGCGGGTACGCCTGATCTGATCGGCCTCGCCGTACGTCGTccgggagccgccgccgctcgattGGTTGCCGTCGTGCACGATCGGCGCTCTGCTCTCTCTCGCAGTCCCGCGGTCGCTGTCGTCCGTCCTATGCGTCTAGGCTCGATCTAGCTCTGTACAGGCGAGATTACTACGGATTCTTGTCGTCTGATAGTCACTTTATTATTATGATCTCTGATCAGCAGTAGGTTTTGTACATGCTGTTCGTTTTGATTCGACACACCGCTATATATTCGTATATGGATGTCTTTATTCTACATGTTACTTCGGTTCGTTCAGGCTTTTCCCAAAAACTTCGCTTGACACACCAAACGACGATCTTATATAATTCTAAAGATCTTTTTTCGAAATGAATAATATTCTGAAGCATAGATCATGATGACACAGCAGAGGAATAGAGGATTAGCTAGCTAATTTCTACTCTTTCCGGCTGTCTTTGTCAATCTTTACTGTGTGTTTCTCTCCATAATATCACCAACCTGAAGCTGTTGAGCTGATCACCATTTCAGCCTTTCAGGTTGTACAAAACCATTGGACTTATCCCCTTCCTGCGCTGCACTCAAAGTAGAACACGCTTTCGCTAGGCCGACACTGACCGTTCCTGACTTGTACCAGCCTCCCCAATGAAGTAATCCAAGAAAGGATGCAAGACGAAGGCTTCAAGTCTTTAGCCGAGACGATTGACGGAGCGATGATAGGAAAGCTGTGGTGCCCCATGAGAGGCGAGTCCAGCCTAACGCGACCTGAAAATATCCACCCCCTTTATTTCCACTTTCACTGCCCGGGTTCCGGAGACGACTCCAAGCATGCACCACCATCCTTCTTGTCGTCTTCGGTGTGCGATTCTTTCCTATCAACCTAGTGGCCAACTGGCCATGCTTAAAACTGGATCGGACTAGGTCCCAGCCATCTTCCATGATCTTCCTCGTCAGTTGAGAAATATCTAGCAATGGGAGATGCTATTAGACAGTGATGGATTGGTGGCTGGACCGCCATTGAAGGCTCGACAGATTGTTACAGGCACCAACATCAGGTCCCGAAAAaggatgctaaaacttgaatgaGTTGAAAGTCTTGTAATAACTTCAATGGAGTCCATGAGCACATCACATGGGCTGATGACTTGATCTAGGCGCCAATGCGTAAATCGGTAAGCGCGCTTGCTGTTACTAGTGGGGTTACTGATTCCGgaaggtggtggtggtggctatTGCTGGTTCGCTTGGAAAATATCCAAGGGGACTGGGCCAGATGGTTTAGTCTTTTCAGAAAATGAAGCCATAGAACTGGTATTATATTGCTCGACGGAAAGTTTCACTAGAAAAATGCTCTATGACATCGGTTTGAGAGGAACTTTGTCGACACAATATCCTTCTTTTGTTTTCGCTTTGCGATGTTCTTCTACAAGTACTGTAAACTAGAGAAGACTTGCAGGCTGTGCATTGAACTGTTTCATCAACAGGCCAGCTAGGTAGGATAAGCATAGCTAATTGTCAACTTTTTTTGAGGTTAGATGTTAACGAAAAACTTTCAACTACCATTGGTATGCTATACATGTAGCAAATACTAGCACGAATGAGTGTTCTTATCGATCAGCGTTCTCAGATAACAACGGTTCGGAATGCTTTTCGATATGGCACTCTACTCTTATACACTGTTTGGGTTTGGAGTCAGTAGATGCGATAATCAGTCACTTGCTTTTGCATCTCTACTTTGACCAACAGCAGGGCATACAATTCGACAGTTGAGACCAAATGATTTGATTTTTCAGAAAACGAACTGAAAGATCCGGCACCAGCTATATTGTTTGATGGAAAATTCCACTAAGAAATGTACTATGACGTCAGGTTAAAAAAAATCTTGCCCACACAATACCTTTGCCTTTTTTTTTTACTGAAATACTCTTCAAAAAATCATTATTAACTAGAGAAGACTTGCAGGCTAGGCATTAGACCATTTCTGGTAAATGAAAAATTGCTCAATCTTAATTCCTCTGGGAAGCTTAACATTAGCATGAAACAGCGCAACTATCACTATCATTCCAAAAATGATAAGCATTTCTCTGGTGTATTCTTGAAATATAAAATTAGCATTACACTAAAGAAATCTAGTGTGTCTGAGTATTACCGTTGTCAGATAACAACGGTTCTGAAAGATTTGGGTGAGACTGTACCCTAACACCGATACAGTCTGAATCTACACCTCCTTTGGAACCACTAGAATGGATTGCCAGACTCTCGCTCTTCGCGTCATCAGCTTTGCCCCACAGCACCACATACAAGCCGACAATGATAGTAATAGCTCCCAATAGGCTGCACACAACAAAGTTCACTGTGAAGAAGCACAAGAACAGCGATTATCTGAGTGCTAGTATCACATTGAAGCATACCTTCCAATATGGAGTTCTTCATGCAGGAAGAGTGTAGATAATATTGCTGTGATCACTGCACTCAGGGGCGTAAAGATTGCGCTGTAAAGGGGGCCTTTCACTGATATGCACCAGGATTGGAGGAAAAAGTTTGCGCCAGAGGCAAATACTCCCTACAAAAATTGTTTTGAATTGTGATTGATCTCAATGCAATACAATTCAAAGTTTGAAACAAATGCGTACATGATCGATCAAGCATGGATTCAGGTGAACTTACTCCGTACAAGATGCAGGGGAACTCCCAGAACGAGTTGAGCTTCCAAATTTGCAAGTAGTTTGGCTCCAGGAAGAAGGCCATCACCGTGCACTGCAAGGTCGCTAGGAAGCACATCCAGGTCGCCAGAGACAGGGGATCAAGGTACGATTTGCAGACGGGCACCTGCAACCAATTGATGCAGCACTGTCACTTGACCAGTCACCTAAAACCCCCCCAAAATAGCGTGTTGAATCTTGCCGATGCAAGGCGGTTGCAAGCATCAGTGCAATTAGTAGTTACCTGGAAGATGTACCAGATGGAGACGCAGGCAGCATTTCCGACGAGATAGATCCCTCCTTTCACCCAGTCGCCGGTCGCCGAGACCAGAACCGCGCCGAGGAGCTTGGGACCCTTGAAGAACGCCATGAACACCGCTCCGGCGAGGCAGATGGCGGTGCCGACGATCTTGGCGACGCTTCTCAAGCTTCTGATATCCACCTTCTCTAACCTACACGAGCCGAATCAAAAGGCGGGAGGAAGTAAGAATTTGGGCTGCTACGGGCGGGGTCATCATAGTTCTATCCAAATGGGCTGTTCTTGACGACACTGGGCTACTATCTTGGCCCACGAAACAAATAGGCCCATGATGAAAGAATTTATTTAGCCTGGGCCCAGGAGTCAAAAAAAAACGCAAAGTGCTGGGCCTAACTTTCCGCTCAACAAAGGGGTCACAAAAGAAAACGTACCCGATAACGGCGGCGATGGCGAAGGTGATGCCGGGGGCGAGGTTGGTGGTGGCCCTGGCCATGGACGGCGACGCCAGGAGCAGCCCCTGCAGGTAGAAGTACTGCCCCGTCGCGCTGCCCGATCGAGTAATCAGAAGCAAAAGAACAAGCCAAGGAGTGAGCCCAATCGTACTGCTGAAATTCCCTTGCTACGTTCAGGTGTTCCAGAACAGGGGACGGGGGCACATACTCACGTGGCTAGGGAGGCCGCGAAGATGAGCCCGAAGGCCCGCGCGCCGACGGCCATGGGCTGCAGCGTGCACCCCCTGGCGgcgagcgaggcgaggaggaGCGTGGCGGCGGCGATCCCCTGGCGGTAGGCGACGAAGACGATGGGGCGCATGCCGAGCCCGCTCGCCGTCTTGAGCGCCACGTCCACCAGCGCGTAGAACAGCTGCACCAGCACCATCCCCGCGCCCGGCCCGTACCGCTCCAGCcacggaacgccgccgccgccgccggccatggctaCTGGCGAGATCGGAGATCCGCGAGCGGGAGAGGTGGGGGGATTGGGGACGCCCACTCGAGTCGCCACTTCGCCAGCTATGTAGGAGCATCCATGTGCGCGCGCTCGCGGACAAACTTAGCAGCTAGCATTTTGTTTATGGTTTGGGGTGATTGGGTGATTGTTTTCTCTTTGTGGAGTTCCGTGGTCAAACCAATCGTGGATATGCAAATTAGTAACTAAGCAATTATGCGCCATGCCCTGCTGGAGCTCATCATGAATATAATTACTTCCTGTCTGTGTCGGACATGATTGCTTAGGTAGCAAACTTGCTCGATTTCTCTTCTCTCTGATCGCGTCGCCATTCTTGCATCACAGGTAGCATCTCCACCACATGTCCTTCGAGCCTGCGAAACAGCCAAGCACCACCACATACTACTACTATACGGCACACAGTGTGCCTGTCGCATCAAACCCTTCAGTTTATTGCCGACGAATGGCACAAATCAGACGTCAACTTGCAGCAGCAAAATTcatggcaaaaacaagactgcaCAACAGAAAAGGGATCATCTGTCCTGCTCTCGATCAGCTGCGTGCTTGCCCCACGGGTGCTGCGTCTGCTAGAGGGGGTGCGGCCGGAGTGTCCTCGACATCGAGTTGCGCACCAGACAGTGCGGCCCTGTCCGTCGAATCTTTGCTCCGATCCGGCGCCCTCCCCGTCCTCGCGTCCTCTGCTTTGCCCCACAGCACGACGTACAGGCCGGCGACGACAGCGACGGCGCCTAACAAGctgacagaaaaaaaaaagaaaagaaagcttCAGGTTTCGAACTCAATCTACCTGATAACAACGAAAGAAATGAGTTTGTGGTTCAGAGAAGAAACGTGCCTGCCAATGTGCAGCTCCTCGTGCAGGATGACGGAGGAGAGCGCGTGGTGAGCACGGTGCAGAGCGGGGTGAACATGGCCGAGTAGAGGGGCCCCCTCACCGAGATGCACCAAGACTGCAGGTAGAACACCACGCCCGACCCGAACACGCCCTGCATTCCACCTGTGCGAGATGACTCCGTCAGCCAAGACCCTCAGATTGCTGTTCTACCTTTGAGTTTTCTGAACGAATAATTAGTTGCACTCACGGCGAAGATGTAGCATGAGAGCTCGAAGAGGGAGTGGATCTTCCACGCGCTCCGGTCCGGCAGCAGGAGGAAGGCGACCACCGCGGATTGCAGCGTGGACAGGAAGCAGGTCCAGGCCGATAGGGTCAGAGGATCCATGTAGTAGGATCTGCAGATGGGCGCCTGAGATCCAAATAAACGTATGATTGTGCAGCCACTTATGTAGACAATGTGGTGGTGTCTGATCACTAATTTGAGTTACACTGTAATGTCAAGTCATATTTAATTTTTATGCTATGAAactatttttcaaattttagatCTCAACGCAGCAGAACGTAATATGGAGAAAGGTTTTCTTAGAACACATAAGTGGGATAAAGCTTAGATAGCTTGAGACCTTGAGTATGCAACAACCTAAAAATATTTGACACAAATTTCTCATTGGATATATTTGTTTAGTAATAAGAAAAATCAATGTCGATGTGAATGCTTGCTGATATACATCTTGGAAAAACCCACTAAATATATTTATTATTAGCCTATTTGTTCCTAAAAGTTGACACAGTATGAATCTTGACTTACCTATGTGCGGAAATATTTTTTATCTGTA is part of the Panicum hallii strain FIL2 chromosome 2, PHallii_v3.1, whole genome shotgun sequence genome and encodes:
- the LOC112879351 gene encoding tetraspanin-8-like, giving the protein MAFRLSNNLIGILNFVTFLLSVPILGAGIWLGHRADGTECERYLSAPVIAFGVFLLAVSLAGLVGACCRVTWLLWVYLLAMFVLIVAVFCLTVFAFAVTNRGAGEAVSGRGYKEYRLGDYSNWLQKRVESTKNWNRIRSCLQDSKVCKSMQEKRETFADFMRSDLSPIESGCCKPPTSCQFTYESGTNWTKTPTSSTDPDCSTWSNEALCYNCQSCKAGVVATFKRDWKRVAVVNIVFLVFIIIVYSVGCCAFRNNRRDNAYRGGWKGGYA